One Glycine max cultivar Williams 82 chromosome 4, Glycine_max_v4.0, whole genome shotgun sequence DNA segment encodes these proteins:
- the NLP gene encoding NAC domain-containing protein, which yields MENVSVLLCNKEKDQMDLPPGFRFHPTDEELISHYLYRKVTHTNFSARAIGEVDLNRSEPWDLPWKAKMGEKEWYFFCVRDRKYPTGLRTNRATQSGYWKATGKDKEIFRGKSLVGMKKTLVFYKGRAPKGEKTDWVMHEYRLDGKFSVHNLPKTAKNEWVICRVFQKSSGVKRTHISGMMMLDSYGNELGYSSSALPPLTDSSPSIDNTKVLSVTDTAYVPCFSNPIDAPRGIFDSLNNINITTTTTTNNNNTLYGVSSNHSFYNTQLHIPPTLPLPSSSNHYLRAFLENQGNGSNMRNNGYETEREMVSVSQETTISTDVNAEISSLGKRQFENQQNPTASSAVVPMDVATLWNY from the exons ATGGAAAACGTTTCAGTTCTTCTATGTAATAAGGAAAAGGATCAGATGGATTTGCCTCCTGGGTTTAGGTTTCACCCAACTGATGAAGAGCTAATTAGTCATTACCTTTACAGAAAGGTCACCCACACCAACTTCTCAGCTAGGGCCATTGGAGAGGTGGACTTGAACAGGTCTGAGCCTTGGGATTTGCCAT GGAAAGCTAAAATGGGAGAGAAAGAGTGGTACTTTTTCTGTGTGAGAGACAGAAAATACCCAACTGGTTTGAGGACTAATAGAGCCACTCAATCAGGATACTGGAAGGCCACAGGGAAAGACAAAGAGATTTTCAGAGGAAAATCCCTTGTGGGTATGAAGAAAACTTTGGTTTTCTACAAAGGAAGGGCTCCCAAGGGAGAGAAAACTGATTGGGTCATGCATGAGTATAGACTTGATGGAAAATTCTCTGTTCACAACCTCCCCAAAACTGCGaag AATGAGTGGGTGATTTGCAGGGTTTTTCAGAAGAGTTCAGGTGTGAAGAGGACTCATATTTCTGGGATGATGATGTTGGACTCTTATGGAAACGAATTGGGTTATTCTTCTTCTGCTTTGCCACCTCTCACTGATTCCTCACCTTCCATTGACAACACCAAAGTACTGAGTGTTACTGATACGGCTTACGTACCCTGCTTCTCCAATCCAATTGATGCTCCAAGAGGGATCTTCGATTCCTTGAACAACATtaacatcaccaccaccaccactaccaacaacaacaacaccctTTATGGAGTTTCTTCAAACCATTCATTTTACAATACTCAACTTCATATTCCACCAACTTTGCCATTACCTAGTTCTTCAAACCATTACCTTAGAGCCTTTCTTGAAAACCAAGGAAATGGATCAAACATGAGGAATAATGGTTATGAAACAGAGAGGGAAATGGTCAGTGTCTCACAGGAAACAACTATTTCTACTGATGTGAACGCTGAAATCTCTTCATTGGGTAAAAGGCAATTTGAGAATCAGCAGAATCCAACTGCTTCATCAGCTGTTGTTCCAATGGACGTTGCTACCTTGTGGAACTACTGA